A section of the Streptomyces sp. Je 1-369 genome encodes:
- a CDS encoding GNAT family N-acetyltransferase, whose amino-acid sequence MRLERLTAAGLRAVAGQLGDLLADTVRGGNSLGFLAGLDRAAASGWWRGLGPDVEAGRLAVWVARDGERGDSRVTGTVSVAFTDKPNGRHRAELAKLMVHPDARGQGLARALLTTAEHAVTQAGVTLLVLDTETGSPAETVYRRAGWTEAGTIPDYAADPSGALHATTLFYKRLGTAARRRLTDAEPERAARQ is encoded by the coding sequence CTGCGCCTCGAACGCCTCACCGCCGCCGGGCTTCGCGCCGTCGCGGGGCAGCTCGGAGACCTGTTGGCCGACACGGTGCGGGGCGGGAACTCGCTGGGTTTCCTCGCGGGTCTGGACCGGGCCGCGGCGAGTGGCTGGTGGCGGGGGCTCGGGCCGGACGTCGAGGCGGGGCGGCTCGCCGTCTGGGTGGCGCGGGACGGGGAGCGGGGCGACTCGCGGGTCACGGGCACCGTCAGCGTCGCCTTCACCGACAAGCCCAACGGGCGTCACCGCGCTGAGCTCGCCAAGCTGATGGTGCACCCCGACGCCCGCGGACAAGGCCTCGCCCGCGCCCTCCTGACCACCGCGGAACACGCGGTGACGCAAGCGGGCGTCACGCTCCTCGTCCTGGACACCGAGACCGGCAGCCCGGCCGAGACCGTCTACCGCAGGGCCGGCTGGACCGAGGCCGGAACCATCCCCGACTACGCGGCGGACCCCTCGGGCGCCCTCCACGCGACGACCCTCTTCTACAAGCGTCTCGGCACGGCGGCCCGGCGCCGGTTGACCGACGCCGAGCCGGAGCGGGCGGCGCGTCAGTAG
- a CDS encoding helix-turn-helix domain-containing protein, producing MEHDGEGVDARLAARLSELRAERGWSLGELAELSGISRSTLSRAERAEISPTAALLNRLCAVYERTMSQLLSEVEAEPAQLVRAVDQAVWADDEAGFMRWAVSPPRTGMRGELVEGRLQPGADIAYDRPPVPGLEQHIWVLEGALEVTVQGEPHTLRTGDCLRFRLWGASRFRCAGEEAVRYALVVVKP from the coding sequence ATGGAACACGATGGAGAGGGAGTCGACGCGCGCCTCGCCGCCCGTCTCTCCGAGTTGCGCGCCGAACGCGGCTGGTCCCTCGGCGAGCTGGCCGAGCTCAGCGGGATCAGCCGCTCCACCCTGTCCCGCGCCGAACGCGCGGAGATCAGCCCCACCGCAGCCCTGCTGAACCGTCTCTGCGCGGTCTACGAACGGACCATGTCGCAGCTCCTCAGTGAAGTGGAGGCGGAGCCCGCCCAGCTGGTGCGCGCCGTCGACCAGGCGGTCTGGGCGGACGACGAGGCGGGCTTCATGCGCTGGGCCGTCTCGCCGCCCCGCACCGGGATGCGCGGCGAACTGGTCGAGGGCAGGCTGCAGCCGGGCGCCGACATCGCCTACGACCGCCCGCCCGTACCCGGCCTCGAACAGCACATCTGGGTGCTCGAAGGGGCCCTGGAGGTCACGGTCCAGGGCGAGCCGCACACCTTGCGCACCGGCGACTGCCTGCGCTTCCGACTGTGGGGCGCGTCCCGGTTCCGCTGCGCGGGCGAGGAGGCGGTGCGGTACGCACTCGTGGTGGTGAAGCCGTGA
- a CDS encoding sugar phosphate isomerase/epimerase family protein, translated as MTGCAGASIVDGVARRAFLRTCVGTSLGLAAAAGGALPARAAERAYKRRLPRGGIGMHLYTMRDALARDFAGTLERLSDIGYATVGVSGRHGYDAVAIRRMLDAVGLRAVLEHVAYPTLTGPGLPQALDDLHALGAKWPVVPSLPGALHTPDGFREAARQFNWIGRASREAGLGPVLFHNHGSDHVVVGGTNLYDVLVTETDPELVGFELDVYWAVKGGADPATYFRRHPRRFPALHVKDMAPDGGFADVGSGTLDFAAMFAHARVGGVRQWLVEHDSPADPFATARNSYAYLAALRY; from the coding sequence ATGACCGGATGTGCGGGCGCGTCTATCGTCGACGGCGTCGCCAGACGTGCCTTTCTCCGTACGTGCGTCGGTACGTCGCTGGGACTCGCGGCAGCCGCTGGCGGGGCGCTGCCCGCGCGGGCGGCGGAGCGGGCGTACAAGCGGCGCCTTCCGCGCGGCGGCATCGGCATGCACCTGTACACGATGCGCGACGCCCTGGCGCGGGACTTCGCGGGCACCCTGGAGCGGCTCTCCGACATCGGCTACGCGACCGTGGGGGTGAGCGGCCGCCACGGGTACGACGCCGTGGCCATCCGGCGGATGCTCGACGCCGTGGGGCTGCGTGCGGTCCTTGAGCACGTCGCCTATCCCACGCTCACCGGCCCCGGGCTCCCCCAGGCTCTCGATGACCTGCACGCCCTGGGCGCGAAGTGGCCCGTCGTGCCGAGCCTGCCGGGTGCGCTGCACACGCCGGACGGGTTCCGGGAGGCGGCGCGGCAGTTCAACTGGATCGGGCGCGCCTCGCGCGAGGCGGGGCTCGGCCCCGTGCTGTTCCACAACCACGGTTCGGACCATGTGGTGGTCGGCGGAACGAACCTGTACGACGTCCTGGTCACCGAGACCGATCCCGAGCTGGTCGGCTTCGAGCTGGACGTGTACTGGGCCGTGAAGGGCGGCGCCGACCCCGCGACGTACTTCCGGCGCCATCCGCGGAGGTTCCCCGCGCTGCACGTGAAGGACATGGCACCGGACGGCGGGTTCGCCGACGTCGGTTCGGGGACGCTCGACTTCGCCGCGATGTTCGCCCACGCGCGCGTGGGGGGTGTTCGGCAGTGGCTGGTCGAGCACGACTCCCCCGCGGACCCGTTCGCGACGGCGCGGAACAGTTACGCGTATCTGGCGGCGCTGCGCTACTGA
- a CDS encoding ThuA domain-containing protein yields MSSVAPRRAPRGAPRALLVFVALLALVVGLDIAAPPRAEAAPAFRVLVFSKVTNFPHDSIPAGVEAIRKLGGEHGFEVEATDDAGAFTDANLARFQAVVFNNTNSTPEKGDLLDAGQRAAFQKYVRAGGGWVGLHAASASERDWKWYEGLVGAIFDKHPAVQKGRVKVLDHAHPSTKGLPELWEREEEWYNWRTNPTGKVHTLAQIKVRDGVSGLDEGADHPWSWCQNYDGGRSWYTAGGHAASAFQEEGFLRHVLGGIQWAAGDRPGDCTATKTGAFQRTPLATADLADPFELAVAPDRRVFFVQRTGKLKIIDQESLKVSTALDLAYTPEMTSQSDGLLGLALDPRFKDNHWLYLLHSDKTEKRINLSRFTEAGGKVDAASEKRLLTIPTWRGEGRANSHMAGSIAFDKKGDLYVATGDNTDPFASDGFAPIDEREGRRAWDAQGTSGNTNDLRGKVLRITPKDDGTYAVPEGNLFPPGTDRTRPEVYAMGLRNPFRITTDPVSGALLMADYGPDAKKAVAGRGPEGTVEFDRITKAGNYGWPYCIGDNTPFHDYDFATKTSKAAFDCAKIVNDSPNNTGLRELPPALPADVWYAYSESKEFPELGTGGGGPMSGPVYDYDAANTYKTKFPEYFEGKWLAYELTRQWFKAFSIQEKDQSFSDPRFPPAKAGDLQSINSVFSDMKWNQPFDADFGPDGALYVIDFGLGSGTGRGGSNEGSGIYRIDYVADGRLPDARVSATPDNGSTPLTVKFSSEGSGLPGGTPVTYAWDFDGDGRTDSTEANPTHKYTEKGQFTARLKVTGPKELSNLAVRDITVGNTRPEVTIQQPPNGGTFSFGDTIPFKVEVTDREDERIDCKRVVVQSQLGHDTHLHPLDNYTGCAGEIVTDAGDSHGPGQNLYYGITAQYEDKGASGVPALTGSASLTLRTSFREAEHRTATGGAHGGADIGDRADASGGKRLIEIEDGDWVSFDPVHLKGVDSVTVGAASGGLGGDVEFRAGSPTGELLGKVSVPNTGGWGNFVSPTTELAPHDGTTKVYAVFTNPEWSSEKADLLTVDWLHFNGPGVEKRAGAKVTVKAAPGSGPAPLAVKLTSTVRLPAGRTAASYHWDFGDNSKPGGTESGSAEHTYARVGTYTAHLTVTDDKGDTTTGAVRVTAERARP; encoded by the coding sequence TCGCGGCCCCGCCCCGCGCCGAGGCCGCGCCCGCCTTCCGTGTCCTGGTCTTCTCCAAGGTGACGAACTTCCCCCACGACTCGATCCCTGCGGGTGTGGAGGCGATCAGGAAGCTCGGCGGGGAGCACGGGTTCGAGGTCGAGGCCACCGACGACGCCGGGGCGTTCACCGACGCCAACCTGGCCCGTTTCCAGGCCGTCGTCTTCAACAACACGAACTCCACGCCCGAGAAGGGCGATCTGCTCGACGCGGGACAGCGTGCCGCGTTCCAGAAGTACGTCCGGGCGGGCGGCGGCTGGGTGGGGCTGCACGCGGCGTCGGCGAGCGAGCGCGACTGGAAGTGGTACGAGGGCCTGGTCGGGGCGATCTTCGACAAGCACCCCGCCGTCCAGAAGGGACGCGTCAAGGTGCTCGACCACGCGCACCCGTCCACCAAGGGGCTTCCGGAGCTCTGGGAGCGCGAGGAGGAGTGGTACAACTGGCGCACCAATCCGACCGGGAAGGTGCACACCCTCGCGCAGATCAAGGTGCGCGACGGCGTCTCGGGGCTCGACGAGGGCGCCGACCACCCGTGGTCCTGGTGCCAGAACTACGACGGCGGCCGCTCCTGGTACACGGCGGGCGGGCATGCCGCGTCGGCCTTCCAGGAAGAGGGGTTCCTCCGGCACGTCCTCGGCGGCATCCAGTGGGCCGCCGGTGACAGACCGGGCGACTGCACGGCCACCAAGACGGGTGCCTTCCAGCGCACTCCGCTGGCCACCGCCGACCTCGCCGACCCGTTCGAGCTGGCCGTCGCGCCCGACCGCCGGGTCTTCTTCGTCCAGCGCACCGGGAAGCTGAAGATCATCGATCAGGAGTCGCTCAAGGTCTCCACGGCGCTCGATCTCGCGTACACGCCGGAGATGACGAGCCAGTCGGACGGGCTGCTCGGTCTCGCGCTGGACCCACGGTTCAAGGACAACCACTGGCTGTATCTGCTGCACTCCGACAAGACGGAGAAGCGGATCAATCTCTCCCGTTTCACCGAGGCGGGTGGGAAGGTCGACGCGGCGTCGGAGAAGCGGCTGCTCACGATTCCGACGTGGCGCGGCGAGGGCCGGGCCAACTCGCACATGGCGGGGTCGATCGCCTTCGACAAGAAGGGTGATCTGTACGTCGCGACGGGCGACAACACCGATCCGTTCGCGTCGGACGGTTTCGCGCCGATCGACGAGCGCGAGGGGCGCCGCGCCTGGGACGCGCAGGGCACTTCCGGGAACACGAACGATCTGCGCGGCAAGGTTCTGCGGATCACGCCGAAGGACGACGGGACGTACGCCGTGCCGGAGGGGAACCTCTTCCCGCCCGGGACGGACAGGACGCGTCCCGAGGTGTATGCGATGGGGCTGCGCAACCCGTTCCGCATCACGACGGATCCGGTCAGCGGCGCCCTGCTGATGGCGGACTACGGACCCGACGCGAAGAAGGCGGTGGCGGGCCGCGGTCCCGAGGGGACGGTGGAGTTCGACCGGATCACCAAGGCCGGCAACTACGGATGGCCGTACTGCATCGGCGACAACACGCCGTTCCATGACTACGACTTCGCGACGAAGACGTCGAAGGCCGCGTTCGACTGCGCGAAGATCGTCAACGACTCGCCGAACAACACCGGCCTGCGCGAGCTGCCGCCCGCCCTGCCCGCGGACGTCTGGTACGCCTACTCCGAGTCCAAGGAGTTCCCCGAGCTCGGCACAGGTGGCGGCGGGCCGATGAGCGGTCCCGTGTACGACTACGACGCGGCGAACACGTACAAGACGAAGTTCCCCGAGTACTTCGAGGGGAAGTGGCTCGCGTACGAGCTGACCCGGCAGTGGTTCAAGGCCTTCTCGATCCAGGAGAAGGACCAGTCGTTCTCCGATCCGCGCTTCCCTCCGGCGAAGGCGGGCGATCTGCAGTCGATCAACTCCGTCTTCTCCGACATGAAGTGGAACCAGCCCTTCGATGCCGACTTCGGGCCCGACGGGGCGCTGTACGTGATCGACTTCGGGCTCGGCAGCGGCACGGGCCGCGGCGGCAGCAACGAGGGCTCCGGCATCTACCGCATCGACTACGTGGCGGACGGCCGCCTCCCGGACGCCCGGGTCAGCGCGACGCCCGACAACGGGAGTACGCCCCTCACCGTGAAGTTCTCCAGTGAGGGTTCGGGGCTGCCGGGCGGCACGCCGGTCACGTACGCCTGGGACTTCGACGGCGACGGCAGGACCGACTCGACCGAGGCCAACCCGACGCACAAGTACACCGAGAAGGGGCAGTTCACGGCCCGCCTGAAGGTGACCGGGCCCAAGGAGCTGAGCAATCTCGCGGTACGGGACATCACGGTCGGCAACACGCGGCCGGAGGTGACGATTCAGCAGCCGCCGAACGGCGGGACGTTCAGCTTCGGGGACACCATCCCGTTCAAGGTCGAGGTGACGGACCGCGAGGACGAGCGGATCGACTGCAAGCGGGTCGTCGTGCAGTCCCAGTTGGGCCACGACACGCATCTGCACCCGCTGGACAACTACACCGGCTGTGCGGGCGAGATCGTGACGGACGCGGGCGACAGCCACGGCCCGGGGCAGAACCTGTACTACGGCATCACTGCGCAGTACGAGGACAAGGGCGCGAGCGGTGTGCCCGCCCTGACGGGATCCGCTTCGCTGACGCTGCGGACGTCGTTCCGTGAGGCCGAGCACCGGACCGCCACGGGCGGCGCGCACGGCGGGGCCGACATCGGTGACCGCGCGGACGCGTCCGGCGGCAAGCGGCTCATCGAGATCGAGGACGGGGACTGGGTCTCCTTCGACCCGGTGCACCTCAAGGGCGTCGACTCGGTGACGGTCGGGGCGGCTTCGGGTGGTCTCGGCGGTGACGTCGAGTTCCGTGCCGGGTCCCCCACGGGTGAGCTGCTCGGCAAGGTGAGCGTGCCGAACACGGGAGGGTGGGGCAATTTCGTCTCGCCGACCACCGAACTGGCCCCTCACGACGGAACGACGAAGGTGTACGCCGTATTCACCAACCCGGAGTGGTCGTCCGAGAAGGCCGACCTGCTCACGGTCGACTGGCTGCACTTCAACGGCCCCGGGGTCGAGAAGAGGGCCGGGGCGAAGGTGACGGTCAAGGCCGCCCCGGGCAGCGGTCCCGCGCCGCTCGCCGTCAAGCTCACGAGCACGGTGCGGCTCCCGGCAGGCCGTACCGCGGCCTCGTACCACTGGGACTTCGGCGACAACTCCAAGCCCGGCGGCACGGAGAGCGGCAGCGCGGAGCACACGTACGCGCGCGTGGGGACGTATACGGCGCATCTGACCGTCACCGACGACAAGGGCGACACGACGACCGGCGCCGTCCGCGTCACCGCTGAGCGAGCACGCCCATGA
- a CDS encoding ABC transporter ATP-binding protein: MPNDATLRKPGGRAETDAGGATATGVGAAAPAVRIGDVAVRFRTKKKDVTALRDVSLDIGAGEFVAIVGPSGCGKSTLLKLVAGLLAPSSGEVLLGGERVRGPRPDIGYVFQRAALLDWRSARRNILLQAEMRRLPSERARARADDLIRMTGLDGFEDAYPHELSGGMQQRVALCRALLHEPPVLLMDEPFGALDALTREQLNVELNRIWRETRTTVLLVTHSIAEAVYLADRVVVMSPRPGTVTEVIEVGLPQERGYAETLASSEFRAATGRVRELLGAVSAHD; the protein is encoded by the coding sequence ATGCCCAACGACGCGACGCTCAGAAAGCCCGGCGGACGTGCGGAGACGGACGCGGGAGGAGCCACTGCCACCGGCGTGGGCGCGGCCGCACCCGCCGTGCGGATCGGTGACGTCGCCGTGCGCTTCCGTACGAAGAAGAAGGACGTCACCGCGTTGCGCGACGTCTCCCTCGACATCGGCGCCGGCGAGTTCGTCGCGATCGTCGGCCCCTCGGGCTGCGGCAAGTCGACGCTGCTCAAACTGGTCGCGGGACTCCTCGCACCGTCGTCGGGCGAGGTGCTCCTCGGCGGTGAACGGGTGCGGGGGCCGCGCCCCGACATCGGGTACGTGTTCCAGCGCGCCGCCCTCCTCGACTGGCGCTCGGCGCGCCGCAACATCCTCCTTCAGGCGGAGATGCGCAGGCTCCCGTCGGAACGGGCACGCGCGCGTGCCGACGATCTGATCCGCATGACCGGGCTCGACGGCTTCGAGGACGCGTACCCGCACGAGCTGTCCGGCGGCATGCAGCAGCGGGTGGCGCTGTGCCGTGCGCTGCTGCACGAGCCGCCCGTACTGCTCATGGACGAACCGTTCGGCGCACTCGACGCGCTGACGCGGGAGCAGCTGAACGTCGAGCTGAACCGCATCTGGCGCGAGACCCGCACCACGGTGCTCCTGGTGACGCACTCGATCGCGGAGGCCGTGTACCTGGCGGACCGCGTCGTGGTGATGAGCCCGCGCCCGGGCACGGTGACGGAGGTCATCGAGGTCGGCCTGCCGCAGGAGCGGGGGTACGCGGAGACCCTTGCCTCGTCGGAGTTCCGCGCGGCGACCGGGCGGGTCAGGGAACTGCTCGGGGCGGTGTCGGCGCACGACTGA